The Symphalangus syndactylus isolate Jambi chromosome 23, NHGRI_mSymSyn1-v2.1_pri, whole genome shotgun sequence genome has a window encoding:
- the LOC129473180 gene encoding tubulin beta-1 chain-like translates to MPGHGVVLFSFQFWEVISNEHGIDPTGSYHGDSDLQLERINVYYNEAAGNKYVPRAILVDLEPGTTDSVRSGPFGQIFRSDNFVFGQSGAGNNWAKGHYTEGAELVDSVLDVVRKESESCDCLQGFQLTHSLGGGTGSGMGTLLISKIREEYPDRIMNTFSVMPSPKVSDTVVEPYNATLSVHQLVENTDETYCIDNEALYDICFRTLKLTTPTYGDLNHLVSATMSGVTTCLRFPGQLNADLRKLAVNMVPFPRLHFFMPGFAPLTSRGSQQYRALTVPELTQQMTCPCLASIH, encoded by the exons ATGCCGGGCCATGGTGTGgttcttttttcatttcagttttggGAGGTCATCAGCAATGAGCATGGGATCGACCCCACAGGCAGTTACCATGGAGACAGTGACTTGCAGCTGGAGAGAATCAACGTGTACTACAATGAGGCTGCTG GTAACAAATATGTACCTCGGGCCATCCTGGTGGATCTGGAGCCTGGAACTACAGACTCCGTCAGGTCTGGACCCTTTGGCCAGATCTTCAGGTCAGACAACTTCGTGTTCG GCCAGAGCGGAGCCGGGAATAACTGGGCCAAGGGCCACTACACAGAGGGAGCCGAGCTGGTCGACTCGGTCCTGGATGTGGtgaggaaggagtcagagagctgTGACTGTCTCCAGGGCTTCCAGCTGACCCACTCTCTGGGGGGCGGCACGGGGTCCGGGATGGGCACCCTGCTCATCAGCAAGATCCGGGAAGAGTACCCAGACCGCATCATGAACACCTTCAGCGTCATGCCCTCACCCAAGGTGTCAGACACGGTGGTGGAGCCCTACAACGCCACCCTCTCTGTCCACCAGCTGGTGGAAAACACAGATGAAACCTACTGCATTGATAACGAGGCCCTGTATGACATCTGCTTCCGCACCCTGAAGCTGACCACCCCCACCTACGGGGACCTCAACCACCTGGTGTCGGCCACCATGAGCGGGGTCACCACCTGCCTGCGCTTCCCGGGCCAGCTGAACGCAGACCTGCGCAAGCTGGCGGTGAACATGGTGCCCTTCCCCCGCCTGCACTTCTTCATGCCCGGCTTTGCGCCCCTGACCAGCCGGGGCAGCCAGCAGTACCGGGCGCTCACGGTGCCCGAGCTCACCCAGCAGATGACCTGCCCTTGCCTAGCATCCATACACTAA